A window of the Egibacter rhizosphaerae genome harbors these coding sequences:
- a CDS encoding cell wall-binding repeat-containing protein: MPAGSNLIDVEADTASRTWRVGASDVSLDRLAGRDRYATAAAISQDSFDDDEAPAAVLARGDDFADALAGAPLAVDAGGPLLLAEADRLPEATVDELDRAVQPGGEVWLLGGEVALDAAVADAVADAGFEPIRLAGATRHDTARLIAEALRGERPSDDTAGEDDAAGEDDAAGEDDAAGEDDAAEEDDTEEDDAGESDAEGTARPSRRRCSLLRGARPMRSRRLRRRLPGGCPCCSPSRASSPRPPRRHSAMSIM, translated from the coding sequence ATGCCGGCGGGCTCGAACCTCATCGACGTCGAGGCCGACACCGCGAGCCGGACCTGGCGGGTGGGTGCGAGCGACGTCTCCCTCGATCGATTGGCCGGACGCGACCGCTACGCGACGGCGGCCGCGATCAGCCAGGACTCCTTCGATGACGACGAGGCGCCCGCCGCGGTGCTCGCGCGTGGCGACGACTTCGCCGACGCGCTCGCGGGGGCGCCGTTGGCGGTCGACGCGGGCGGCCCGCTGCTGCTGGCGGAGGCCGATCGGCTGCCGGAGGCGACCGTCGACGAGCTCGACCGTGCCGTCCAGCCGGGCGGCGAGGTGTGGCTGCTCGGTGGGGAGGTGGCGCTCGACGCCGCAGTGGCCGACGCCGTCGCCGACGCGGGCTTCGAGCCGATACGGCTGGCCGGTGCGACCCGCCACGACACCGCGCGGCTGATCGCCGAGGCGCTGCGCGGCGAGCGGCCGTCCGACGACACGGCGGGGGAGGACGACGCGGCGGGGGAGGACGACGCGGCGGGGGAGGACGACGCGGCGGGGGAGGACGACGCGGCGGAGGAGGACGACACGGAGGAGGACGACGCGGGCGAGAGCGACGCGGAGGGGACGGCGCGGCCTTCGAGGAGGCGGTGCTCGCTTCTGCGCGGAGCCCGGCCGATGCGCTCGCGGCGGCTGCGCCGGCGGCTGCCCGGGGGATGCCCGTGTTGCTCGCCGAGCAGGGCGAGCTCACCTCGGCCACCGAGGAGGCACTCGGCCATGTCGATCATGTGA
- a CDS encoding acyltransferase family protein: MIARLDALADSIERRTPEGRDRYLDFLRVAAIAAVVLGHWLVRVVTVEDGRLESDYLLAAVPATQWATWWVQVMPLFFIVGGWSNLRSWRSARARGERLVAWIRSRARRLLRPLVPLLVVWVTVAAVLESWRGQDALVFGAETAIIPAWFLAAYLLVTALTPVLARRHEADGGSRVLAGLAAAAVLIDGLRFAGPDWATGLPTVEGEPLFAALNYLFVWLAVHQLGFWWADGRVPTRRSRQVLLAAGAIAFLALLVGFGGYPRSMVSVPGAELSNSAPPTVALLVLGIAQLAAAAAARPGLERWLARPRVWAVVVLAGSRLMAVFLWHQTAMLVVAAVAYPTGLWSAGERIDAEWWLSRPAWIAACAIVLALLVAVVGRWETAGPASDSVLPGRVAAVKTVAALLLTSIGLGVLIVGGLTDPDGPLGLPAGPLAALLAGLFGMGVVGQSWRARLAPAVSAGGRDRQFLER, encoded by the coding sequence ATGATCGCGCGACTGGATGCACTCGCCGACTCGATCGAGCGCCGGACCCCCGAGGGGCGGGACCGCTACCTCGACTTCCTGCGGGTCGCCGCGATCGCGGCGGTGGTGCTCGGCCACTGGCTCGTGCGGGTCGTGACCGTCGAGGACGGCAGGCTCGAGTCCGACTACCTGCTGGCCGCGGTGCCGGCAACGCAGTGGGCGACCTGGTGGGTGCAGGTCATGCCCCTGTTCTTCATCGTCGGCGGGTGGTCGAACCTGCGGTCGTGGCGTTCCGCCCGGGCGCGTGGCGAGCGTCTGGTCGCGTGGATCCGGTCGCGGGCGCGGCGACTGCTGCGCCCACTCGTCCCGCTGCTCGTCGTCTGGGTCACGGTCGCGGCGGTCCTCGAGTCGTGGCGTGGGCAGGACGCGCTCGTGTTCGGCGCCGAGACCGCGATCATCCCGGCCTGGTTCCTCGCCGCGTACCTCCTCGTCACCGCGCTCACGCCCGTGCTCGCACGGCGCCACGAGGCCGATGGCGGTTCGCGCGTGCTGGCCGGCCTGGCGGCGGCCGCGGTGCTGATCGACGGCCTGCGCTTCGCCGGACCCGACTGGGCGACGGGCCTGCCCACCGTGGAGGGCGAACCGCTGTTCGCGGCGCTCAACTACCTGTTCGTCTGGCTCGCGGTGCACCAACTCGGCTTCTGGTGGGCCGACGGGCGTGTACCGACGCGACGCTCCCGGCAGGTGCTCCTCGCCGCCGGCGCGATCGCGTTCCTCGCCCTGCTCGTCGGCTTCGGTGGCTACCCGCGCTCGATGGTGTCCGTGCCCGGGGCGGAGCTCTCCAACAGCGCGCCGCCGACGGTCGCGCTGCTCGTCCTGGGGATCGCACAACTGGCGGCCGCGGCGGCGGCCCGGCCGGGGCTGGAGCGGTGGCTCGCCCGCCCGCGCGTCTGGGCCGTGGTCGTCCTGGCCGGTTCGCGTCTCATGGCCGTGTTCCTCTGGCACCAGACGGCGATGCTCGTGGTCGCCGCGGTCGCGTACCCGACCGGCCTCTGGAGCGCCGGCGAGCGGATCGATGCCGAGTGGTGGCTCTCCCGCCCGGCGTGGATCGCCGCCTGCGCGATCGTTCTCGCCTTGCTCGTCGCGGTCGTCGGTCGCTGGGAGACGGCGGGCCCCGCGAGCGACAGCGTGTTGCCCGGGCGTGTGGCGGCGGTCAAGACCGTCGCTGCGCTCCTGCTCACCTCCATCGGCCTGGGGGTGCTGATCGTGGGCGGGCTCACCGATCCCGATGGCCCGTTGGGCCTGCCCGCCGGCCCGCTCGCCGCGCTGCTCGCCGGCCTCTTCGGCATGGGCGTGGTGGGGCAGTCCTGGCGGGCACGCCTCGCGCCGGCGGTTTCGGCAGGCGGTCGCGATCGTCAGTTCCTTGAGAGGTAG
- a CDS encoding L,D-transpeptidase family protein — translation MQRGLELAEASGNAPRVTSTSPRAGSTVDSLERVDITVDGSVDRDASSLTVHVDGQEVRGGRRAEDRTLIRDIATLPDVSTGEEAEVEVTAGVAVEGGYRHHEWTFTYQPPPPELGGGETGADVEHLQRELLDAGYWHAGVDGTFGYTTRHAVMALQKVEGLPVTGAVDRATWDVIEAGLERPRPRSSGELTLEVDLARGVLMIAENGRTVQTVHVSAGHGQVYTFDGSQYRANTTTGRHRITRGINGIREAERGQLYRPKYYDDSRGIAFHGYPSVPSTHQSAGCIRLSNAAMDMIWSRGYADIGTAVWVYPESYY, via the coding sequence TTGCAGCGTGGCCTCGAACTGGCGGAGGCGTCCGGGAATGCGCCGCGCGTCACGTCCACGAGCCCACGGGCGGGGTCGACCGTGGACAGCCTGGAACGCGTCGACATCACCGTCGACGGCTCCGTGGACCGGGACGCCTCGTCGCTGACGGTGCACGTCGACGGGCAGGAGGTCCGCGGTGGTCGCCGCGCCGAGGACCGTACCCTCATCCGCGACATCGCCACCCTCCCCGACGTCTCCACGGGGGAGGAGGCCGAGGTCGAGGTGACCGCCGGCGTCGCCGTTGAGGGCGGCTATCGCCATCACGAGTGGACGTTCACGTATCAGCCCCCACCGCCGGAGCTCGGGGGCGGCGAGACCGGAGCCGACGTCGAGCACCTGCAGCGCGAACTGCTGGACGCCGGCTACTGGCATGCGGGGGTCGACGGGACCTTCGGCTACACGACGCGGCATGCGGTGATGGCGCTCCAGAAGGTGGAGGGCCTCCCGGTCACCGGGGCGGTCGATCGGGCGACGTGGGACGTCATCGAGGCGGGTCTCGAGCGGCCAAGGCCGCGCAGCAGCGGCGAGCTCACCCTGGAGGTCGATCTCGCGCGCGGGGTGCTGATGATCGCCGAGAACGGCCGCACGGTGCAGACGGTGCACGTTTCGGCCGGGCACGGGCAGGTCTACACATTCGACGGCTCGCAGTACCGGGCGAACACAACGACCGGACGCCACCGGATCACCCGAGGGATCAACGGGATTCGGGAAGCCGAGCGGGGACAGCTGTACCGACCGAAGTACTACGACGATTCGAGGGGCATCGCGTTCCACGGCTACCCGTCGGTGCCGTCCACGCATCAGAGCGCTGGCTGCATCCGGCTCTCGAACGCGGCCATGGACATGATCTGGTCGCGGGGCTATGCGGACATCGGCACGGCGGTGTGGGTGTACCCCGAGAGCTACTACTGA
- a CDS encoding alpha/beta fold hydrolase — MRTDAVERLSAKLDVRSVARSLAPGRGETFDLAYVRDGPESDVPILLVPGGPGLASVLPYHRLRREAAKRGLDVIMVEHRGVGFSRHDVQGADLPSEALTITQAADDLAAVLDACGVQRAVVYGTSYGSYLAQVFGVRHADRVAGTVLDSPKVSTSDHAVTRAHLRRLLWEGEHPDTAEVAALLRAAVDTGAVDRSSATDVVQPVYEFAGANNLTRLLRLRLAGRGQRIWERLAALGSREVSEVHRYVMEFDLVGTIAFRELAYAPSPDGGVLDLNLAFGAVADRYPPFAGEPFDLAHHLPEARWPMAVVSGDRDLRTPRPIAESIVERAPDAALVPLARTGHSALDTHQLAALYVARAVQVGNHGKLPGVADRLAALPRRGASRWLGHAIAGAVRAASLVPAPRRRRPLAGGGQR; from the coding sequence ATGCGGACCGATGCTGTCGAACGCCTGAGCGCCAAGCTCGACGTCCGCTCCGTCGCCCGGTCGCTGGCGCCAGGCAGGGGGGAGACCTTCGACCTGGCCTACGTTCGAGACGGCCCCGAGAGTGACGTGCCGATCCTGCTGGTCCCCGGTGGCCCGGGGCTGGCCTCGGTCCTCCCGTACCACCGCCTTCGCCGAGAAGCAGCGAAGCGCGGACTCGACGTGATCATGGTCGAGCACCGCGGCGTGGGGTTCTCGCGGCACGACGTACAGGGGGCCGACCTGCCCTCTGAGGCGCTCACGATCACGCAGGCCGCCGACGACCTCGCCGCGGTGCTCGACGCGTGCGGCGTCCAGCGTGCGGTCGTGTACGGCACCTCCTACGGCAGCTACCTGGCGCAGGTGTTCGGGGTGCGCCATGCGGACCGCGTGGCGGGGACGGTGCTGGATTCACCGAAGGTGTCAACCAGCGACCACGCGGTCACGCGGGCGCACTTGCGACGCCTCTTGTGGGAGGGCGAGCACCCGGACACGGCCGAGGTGGCGGCGCTGCTGCGAGCCGCGGTCGATACGGGCGCGGTCGATCGGTCCTCGGCCACCGACGTGGTGCAGCCGGTCTACGAGTTCGCCGGTGCGAACAACCTGACCCGGCTGCTCCGGCTGCGTCTCGCGGGGCGCGGACAGCGCATCTGGGAGCGTCTGGCCGCACTCGGCAGCCGCGAGGTGAGCGAGGTGCACCGCTACGTGATGGAGTTCGACCTGGTCGGCACCATCGCCTTCCGCGAGCTCGCGTACGCCCCATCGCCCGACGGCGGCGTGCTCGACCTGAACCTGGCGTTCGGCGCGGTCGCCGACCGCTATCCACCGTTCGCCGGCGAGCCCTTCGACCTCGCCCACCACCTCCCCGAGGCCCGGTGGCCCATGGCCGTGGTCTCGGGTGACCGGGATCTACGCACGCCACGACCGATCGCGGAGAGCATCGTCGAGCGCGCGCCCGACGCCGCCCTGGTCCCGTTGGCCCGGACCGGTCACAGCGCGCTGGACACCCACCAGCTCGCGGCCCTGTACGTCGCCCGCGCGGTCCAAGTCGGCAACCACGGCAAACTCCCGGGCGTCGCCGACCGGCTCGCCGCACTCCCCCGTCGGGGTGCGTCCCGGTGGCTGGGGCACGCCATCGCCGGGGCCGTGCGGGCCGCGTCCCTCGTGCCCGCGCCACGGCGGCGCCGACCGCTCGCCGGCGGCGGGCAGCGCTGA
- a CDS encoding GntR family transcriptional regulator, producing MATTSPMPIDRDSVTPLWVQVEADLRRRLANGEFSERFPTDRELVQQYDVSRHTAREAVRRLRADGVLTRARGRGSFVNPDALEQPLGALYSLFRSVEAQGLSQRSIVRALELVTDAEAAARLGEPAQSDLVFLSRLRLAGEEPLAVDRVWLPASIATPLLEADFSRTALYDELRERCGTVPTGGSERIEPTLPSATDAAELGVRGTTPAMSVTRIGRTPERVIEYRRTIIRGDRYAFVADWGDAGNQALRATTSTSET from the coding sequence ATGGCGACCACGTCACCCATGCCGATCGACCGCGACAGCGTGACACCCCTGTGGGTGCAAGTGGAGGCCGACCTGCGCCGGCGCCTCGCGAACGGGGAGTTCAGCGAGCGCTTCCCCACCGACCGCGAACTGGTCCAGCAGTACGACGTCAGCCGACACACGGCGCGGGAGGCCGTCCGCAGGCTGCGGGCCGACGGGGTCTTGACCCGCGCTCGCGGTCGGGGCTCCTTCGTGAATCCCGACGCGCTGGAGCAGCCGCTCGGGGCGCTGTACAGCCTCTTCCGGAGTGTGGAGGCGCAAGGTCTGTCCCAGCGCAGCATCGTGCGCGCGCTGGAGCTCGTGACCGACGCGGAGGCCGCTGCCCGGCTGGGGGAACCGGCCCAGAGTGACCTCGTGTTCTTGTCGCGCCTGCGGTTGGCCGGCGAGGAGCCGCTGGCCGTCGATCGGGTGTGGCTACCGGCATCGATCGCGACCCCCCTCCTGGAGGCCGATTTCTCCCGGACGGCGCTGTACGACGAGCTGCGCGAGCGCTGCGGGACGGTGCCGACCGGGGGCAGCGAGCGCATCGAGCCGACCCTGCCCTCGGCGACCGATGCGGCCGAGCTGGGCGTGCGGGGGACGACGCCCGCCATGTCGGTGACCCGGATCGGCCGCACCCCCGAGCGTGTGATCGAGTACCGCCGGACGATCATCCGCGGGGACCGTTACGCCTTCGTGGCCGATTGGGGGGATGCCGGCAACCAGGCCCTGCGCGCCACCACGTCCACCTCCGAGACCTGA
- a CDS encoding putative bifunctional diguanylate cyclase/phosphodiesterase has translation MRWRERGSSWWSACWRALVVGVLYYVAYRYAVFLRDPDHLGASFWPGAGIVVTALLLTRRSHWPALLATVAAVQFGSALSGGVEAAIWTTAGNLLVAVTAAWLLQRWRADRLVDITAIMRFVVAVVAATVLGGVVGAVGILSAGTPFSYWLLVAQWIAGDSVGILTMTPALLVLADARARRRLFRVEALAILVAVAVVAGVVFGTDTGPMLYLALLPLVVAALRLGMPGAAIATFLAAQILNFLHAAGYGAIASFAQDGDDARWQVQLFLATVTLATLGFAALLDELSSRDEVERVLKHQAHHDVLTGLPNRAALASHLEQVLDGSGGPVPDVRLLLCDLDDFKEINDRLGHHAGDEALVAVAERLRSCIRPGDVLVRLSGDEFVIVLEGADEQVVDALTDRLLARMRDPITIDAGEQVTVGMSIGIARTTPGHDAQTLLREADAAMYRAKERGRGAAERFDDRMRAAREGLALPQELRDGLARDELFVRFQPAVDLASGHLFAFESLVRWQHPTRGLLPPERFLSVTGSTGLRGELFTYVLQRSLDAQHRWATHLGFHPPVSVNLSARELADPGLVSAVAVALTRTGTSPDTLWLEVTEGAVADRHALGTLADLHDLGVHLAIDDFGTGRSSMTHWAEVPWELVKIDRDIIARLGDDPSHERLVRAVILMAHSLGIRTLAKGVETPEQLVALRSMECDIAQGWVISAPLDAHDAAIGLTPDGRYGSGVELPGLATEG, from the coding sequence ATGCGGTGGCGGGAACGCGGGAGTTCTTGGTGGAGCGCATGCTGGCGGGCGCTGGTCGTCGGTGTGCTCTACTACGTCGCGTACCGGTACGCGGTGTTTCTGCGGGACCCCGATCACCTCGGCGCGTCGTTCTGGCCCGGCGCAGGGATCGTCGTCACCGCCCTGCTGCTGACGCGGCGGAGCCATTGGCCGGCGCTGCTCGCAACAGTGGCCGCGGTGCAGTTCGGCAGCGCGCTCAGCGGAGGCGTCGAGGCGGCGATCTGGACCACCGCGGGCAACCTGCTCGTGGCGGTGACGGCGGCCTGGCTGCTGCAGCGCTGGCGCGCGGATCGCCTGGTCGACATCACGGCGATCATGCGGTTCGTGGTCGCCGTGGTCGCCGCGACGGTCCTCGGCGGGGTGGTGGGCGCGGTCGGAATCCTCTCCGCGGGGACGCCGTTCTCCTACTGGCTGCTGGTGGCGCAATGGATCGCGGGGGACTCGGTCGGGATCCTGACCATGACCCCGGCCCTGCTCGTCCTGGCCGACGCGCGGGCTCGCCGGCGGCTGTTCCGTGTGGAGGCGCTCGCCATCCTCGTCGCGGTCGCGGTCGTCGCGGGGGTGGTGTTCGGCACCGACACGGGTCCGATGCTGTACCTGGCCCTGCTGCCCCTGGTGGTCGCCGCGCTGCGCCTGGGCATGCCGGGCGCCGCCATCGCGACCTTCCTCGCGGCCCAGATCCTGAACTTCCTGCACGCCGCGGGTTACGGCGCCATCGCGTCCTTCGCGCAGGACGGCGACGACGCTCGCTGGCAGGTGCAGCTGTTCCTGGCGACCGTGACGCTGGCCACGCTGGGCTTCGCGGCCCTCCTCGACGAGCTGAGCAGCCGGGACGAGGTGGAGCGCGTGCTGAAGCACCAAGCGCACCACGACGTCCTCACCGGACTGCCCAACCGCGCGGCCCTCGCCAGCCACCTCGAGCAGGTCTTGGACGGCTCGGGCGGCCCCGTCCCGGACGTCAGGCTCCTGCTCTGCGATCTCGATGACTTCAAGGAGATCAACGACAGGCTGGGCCACCATGCCGGCGATGAGGCCCTCGTCGCGGTCGCCGAGCGGTTGCGGTCGTGCATCCGCCCTGGTGACGTGCTCGTCCGCCTGAGCGGTGACGAGTTCGTGATCGTCCTCGAGGGCGCGGACGAGCAGGTCGTGGACGCGCTCACCGATCGCCTGCTGGCCCGGATGCGTGACCCCATCACGATCGACGCCGGTGAGCAGGTCACGGTCGGGATGTCCATCGGGATCGCGCGCACGACGCCCGGCCATGACGCGCAGACCCTGCTGCGCGAGGCGGATGCGGCGATGTACCGCGCGAAGGAGCGAGGGCGGGGTGCCGCGGAGCGCTTCGACGATCGCATGCGCGCCGCCCGCGAGGGGCTCGCCCTGCCGCAGGAGTTGCGCGACGGCCTCGCCCGCGACGAGTTGTTCGTCCGGTTCCAGCCCGCGGTGGACCTGGCCTCGGGCCATCTCTTCGCGTTCGAGTCGCTGGTGCGGTGGCAGCATCCCACCCGCGGCCTGCTCCCGCCGGAGCGGTTCCTCTCGGTCACCGGGAGCACCGGGCTGCGGGGCGAGTTGTTCACGTACGTGCTCCAGCGGAGCCTCGATGCTCAGCACCGGTGGGCCACGCACCTCGGCTTCCATCCCCCCGTCAGCGTCAACCTCTCGGCCCGCGAGTTGGCCGATCCCGGGCTGGTCTCCGCGGTGGCGGTGGCGCTGACGCGGACGGGCACGTCACCGGACACGCTGTGGCTCGAGGTCACGGAGGGCGCGGTCGCGGACCGACACGCACTCGGCACGCTGGCGGACCTGCACGACCTCGGCGTGCACCTCGCCATCGACGACTTCGGCACCGGACGGTCCTCGATGACCCACTGGGCCGAGGTCCCGTGGGAGCTCGTGAAGATCGACCGGGACATCATCGCCCGGCTGGGCGACGACCCGTCCCACGAGCGGCTCGTCCGCGCCGTGATCCTCATGGCGCACTCCCTGGGGATCCGCACTCTCGCCAAGGGCGTCGAGACCCCCGAACAGCTCGTGGCGCTGCGGTCGATGGAGTGTGACATCGCGCAGGGGTGGGTCATCTCGGCGCCCTTGGACGCTCACGACGCCGCCATCGGCCTCACCCCCGACGGCCGCTACGGCAGCGGCGTGGAGCTGCCAGGCCTCGCCACGGAGGGGTAG
- a CDS encoding cell wall-binding repeat-containing protein, whose translation MHGAATVTTLALTVALLAVILPPDASAEPPAPPAPASSVASTEPEEPGEVGPRWAHDPRVERLAGPDRVHTAVAVSGATFTDGADHAVLATGTQYPDALAGSALAGAAGGPVLLTRGDDLEPTVSEELDRLSPDRVTVLGGEQAVPAAVETTLDDRGIDVDRVRGADRFDTAAQVAERVANAVGGSPGRAYVVEGQHADPQRGWPDATATAGLAASEREPVLLTRHDRLPSVTVDALSAMDVDELVIIGGSSAVSGSVADELERIVGAVTRVAGTDRWETSAAIAERSVDAGLDGGHPWVVSGRDWPDALAAGPAAAQRGGPLLLTDGRDWDLAAPSARWLTDAGVSSATVVGGTGAVGEVAARDVEALARAGEGDVIRTTAAGDIACDPEWDWDPVEECRHADTAELAAGADWVFALGDLQYNDATIENLQASYDPTWGEFRERTLPVPGNHEYYRDSEGQSSGARGYFEYFEGHDIGEPFAGYYERELGYWQVLAIDSNCRSGVDCEPDGEQARWLRERLEASDQPCTLAFMHHTAFSSSPRHGDDPYVRPLLEEMEDAGVDVLLTAHAHKYERMRRADASGGVDVDDGMRVFVVGTGGVNLHPFAEQRHHLQVTGTDAHFGVLELDLHDVGYQWEFAAVDDPQLEAGEFTDAGFGSCG comes from the coding sequence GTGCACGGGGCGGCCACGGTCACCACGCTCGCGCTCACGGTTGCCCTGCTCGCCGTCATCCTGCCACCCGACGCCTCGGCCGAGCCACCGGCTCCCCCTGCGCCGGCGAGCTCCGTGGCCTCGACCGAGCCCGAGGAACCGGGGGAGGTGGGACCACGATGGGCGCACGACCCACGCGTGGAGCGGCTCGCCGGTCCCGACCGGGTGCACACCGCTGTGGCGGTCTCGGGGGCCACGTTCACCGACGGCGCCGACCACGCGGTGCTGGCCACCGGCACGCAGTACCCGGACGCCCTGGCCGGCTCGGCGCTGGCGGGCGCTGCCGGCGGGCCCGTGCTGCTGACCCGGGGCGATGACCTCGAACCAACGGTGAGCGAGGAGCTCGACCGCCTCTCCCCCGATCGGGTCACCGTGCTCGGCGGCGAGCAGGCCGTACCCGCCGCTGTCGAAACGACACTGGACGATCGCGGCATCGACGTGGATCGGGTCCGAGGCGCGGACCGGTTCGACACCGCCGCGCAGGTCGCCGAGCGTGTTGCGAACGCCGTCGGGGGGTCGCCGGGACGCGCGTACGTGGTGGAAGGCCAACACGCCGATCCGCAGCGCGGCTGGCCGGACGCGACCGCCACCGCGGGACTCGCGGCGAGCGAGCGGGAGCCCGTCCTGCTGACCCGTCACGACCGGCTTCCGTCGGTCACCGTCGACGCGCTGTCGGCCATGGACGTCGACGAGCTCGTCATCATCGGCGGGTCCAGCGCGGTCAGTGGGAGCGTCGCCGACGAGCTCGAGCGGATCGTGGGCGCCGTGACCCGCGTCGCCGGCACCGACCGGTGGGAGACCTCGGCTGCGATCGCCGAGCGCAGCGTCGATGCCGGTCTGGACGGCGGACACCCCTGGGTGGTGTCCGGTCGCGATTGGCCGGACGCGCTCGCGGCTGGCCCGGCCGCCGCGCAGCGCGGTGGACCGCTGCTCCTGACCGACGGGCGTGACTGGGACCTCGCGGCCCCCTCCGCGCGCTGGCTGACCGACGCCGGCGTGAGCTCGGCCACCGTGGTCGGCGGCACGGGGGCCGTCGGCGAGGTCGCTGCCCGCGACGTCGAGGCGCTCGCTCGCGCTGGCGAAGGCGACGTGATCCGCACGACGGCCGCCGGCGACATCGCCTGCGACCCCGAGTGGGACTGGGATCCGGTGGAGGAGTGCCGACACGCCGACACCGCCGAGCTCGCCGCGGGCGCCGACTGGGTGTTCGCGCTGGGCGACCTGCAGTACAACGACGCGACCATCGAGAACTTGCAGGCGTCCTACGACCCGACGTGGGGCGAGTTCCGGGAACGGACGCTGCCGGTGCCGGGCAACCACGAGTACTACCGGGACAGCGAGGGCCAATCGAGCGGCGCGCGAGGCTACTTCGAGTACTTCGAAGGCCACGACATCGGGGAACCGTTCGCGGGCTACTACGAGCGCGAACTCGGTTACTGGCAGGTGCTGGCGATCGATTCGAACTGCCGCTCGGGCGTGGACTGCGAACCGGACGGGGAGCAGGCCCGGTGGCTGCGCGAGCGATTGGAGGCCAGCGACCAGCCGTGCACGCTCGCGTTCATGCACCACACCGCCTTCAGCTCAAGCCCTCGTCACGGCGATGATCCGTACGTGCGCCCACTCCTCGAAGAGATGGAGGACGCGGGGGTCGACGTGCTCCTCACCGCCCACGCCCACAAGTACGAGCGGATGCGGCGCGCCGATGCGAGCGGCGGCGTCGATGTCGACGACGGGATGCGCGTGTTCGTCGTCGGCACGGGCGGAGTCAACCTCCATCCCTTCGCCGAGCAGCGTCATCACCTGCAGGTGACCGGAACCGACGCGCACTTCGGCGTGCTCGAGCTCGACCTGCACGACGTGGGCTACCAGTGGGAGTTCGCGGCCGTTGACGACCCACAGCTCGAGGCGGGCGAGTTCACGGACGCCGGATTCGGCAGCTGCGGCTGA
- a CDS encoding multicopper oxidase domain-containing protein: protein MREVSSKDRMWLRGVGIGLPLAIGLLLLATATLVGTIMTASEVRDDTERLLGAAEESEGEAAELTEPDDAAAPAAGGGTAPEERPQVEVHLELGELYIEADVDEVPAWAEVTFTAENVGAAAHDAVIDGDGTAMLEPGETDTFVYEADGSGVIELICTVPGHAEGGMALEIPIAGDEGDAEHAEEVEAETVAADGAAAPQAASPDNVDDYDGDKPPLERRDPEAPPSPDGDHHEVVWDMTEEVAQIAPDVYQEVWTFDGQVPGPTLRAKVGDTIDVTIRNPEDAQVPHSIDFHASQTAWDHQMVDVEPGEELTYSFEATHAGVFMYHCGTDPTLHHIGAGMYGTVIVEPADGLDDVDHEFMFVQSEFYLGEQGEVGDLTRMSEGAANPDLVVFNGVADQYLEEPIEIGVDDEIRVWINNVGPSADSSFHVVGTIFDKVVEEGVTLERDNAGQWGSQAIDLAPSQGGYVEFSLAEDGLYPIVTHAFNHVGRGALGLFAAGDVELDGDVSH, encoded by the coding sequence ATGCGCGAGGTGAGCAGCAAGGACCGGATGTGGCTGCGAGGGGTGGGGATCGGTCTGCCATTGGCGATCGGCCTGCTGTTGCTCGCGACCGCGACGCTGGTGGGCACGATCATGACCGCCTCGGAGGTGCGCGACGACACCGAACGGCTGCTGGGGGCCGCGGAGGAGAGCGAGGGCGAGGCTGCCGAGCTGACCGAACCTGATGACGCGGCGGCCCCGGCCGCTGGTGGCGGCACGGCGCCCGAGGAGCGGCCGCAGGTCGAGGTGCACCTCGAGCTCGGCGAGCTGTACATCGAGGCCGACGTGGACGAGGTGCCCGCGTGGGCGGAGGTCACCTTCACGGCCGAGAACGTGGGCGCGGCCGCGCACGATGCGGTCATCGATGGCGACGGCACGGCCATGCTGGAGCCCGGCGAGACCGACACATTCGTCTACGAGGCCGACGGCAGCGGTGTCATCGAGCTCATCTGCACCGTTCCCGGCCACGCCGAGGGCGGCATGGCGCTCGAGATTCCGATCGCCGGGGACGAGGGCGACGCCGAGCACGCCGAGGAGGTCGAGGCGGAGACCGTCGCCGCCGACGGGGCCGCGGCGCCGCAGGCCGCCTCCCCGGACAACGTCGACGACTACGACGGTGACAAGCCGCCGCTGGAGCGCCGCGACCCAGAGGCCCCCCCGTCGCCCGACGGCGACCACCATGAGGTCGTCTGGGACATGACCGAGGAGGTCGCGCAGATCGCACCCGACGTCTACCAGGAGGTCTGGACGTTCGACGGCCAGGTGCCGGGCCCGACGCTGCGCGCGAAGGTGGGCGACACCATCGACGTGACGATCCGCAACCCCGAGGACGCGCAGGTCCCGCACTCGATCGACTTCCACGCGAGCCAGACCGCGTGGGACCACCAGATGGTCGACGTCGAGCCCGGTGAGGAGCTCACCTACTCGTTCGAAGCGACCCACGCGGGCGTGTTCATGTACCACTGCGGCACCGACCCGACACTGCACCACATCGGCGCCGGGATGTACGGGACCGTGATCGTCGAGCCCGCCGACGGCCTGGACGACGTGGATCACGAGTTCATGTTCGTGCAGTCGGAGTTCTACTTGGGCGAGCAGGGCGAGGTCGGCGACCTCACGCGGATGAGCGAGGGCGCGGCGAACCCCGACCTCGTCGTCTTCAACGGCGTCGCCGACCAGTACCTCGAGGAGCCGATCGAGATCGGCGTGGACGACGAGATCCGGGTGTGGATCAACAACGTGGGCCCGTCGGCGGACAGCTCGTTCCACGTCGTCGGGACGATCTTCGACAAGGTCGTCGAGGAGGGGGTGACTCTCGAGCGTGACAACGCTGGACAGTGGGGCAGTCAGGCGATCGACCTCGCCCCGAGCCAGGGCGGCTACGTGGAGTTCAGCCTCGCCGAGGACGGGTTGTACCCGATCGTGACCCACGCGTTCAACCACGTCGGTCGTGGCGCGCTCGGCCTGTTCGCCGCCGGCGACGTCGAACTGGACGGCGACGTCAGCCACTGA